The following are encoded in a window of Flavobacterium cupriresistens genomic DNA:
- the trpS gene encoding tryptophan--tRNA ligase gives MAKILTGVQSTGTPHLGNLLGAIIPAIELSNNPANESFLFIADLHSITQIKDGKTLRENTYSTAAAWLACGLNPDKVTFYRQSDVAQTAELTWYLSCFFPFQRLTLAHSFKDKADRLDDVNAGLFTYPMLMAADILLYDAQFVPVGKDQLQHLEITRDVASRFNHQMGETFVIPEAIIQEDGMLIPGTNGGKMSKSANNIINIFLDDKTLRKQIMSIETDSTPLEDPKNPDTCNAFAIYSLLGTEAQIAEMRANYLGGNYGYGHAKQALFELITEKFKTEREKYNYYITNLTEVELLLKKGADKAALIANGVLQRARIKLGFEPS, from the coding sequence ATGGCAAAAATACTTACCGGTGTTCAAAGTACAGGAACACCACATTTAGGCAACTTATTGGGAGCAATTATTCCCGCAATTGAATTATCTAACAATCCGGCAAACGAATCTTTTTTGTTTATCGCTGATTTACATTCGATTACACAAATCAAAGATGGTAAAACATTAAGAGAAAACACCTACAGTACAGCAGCAGCTTGGTTGGCCTGTGGTTTAAATCCCGATAAAGTTACTTTTTACAGACAGTCTGATGTCGCTCAAACAGCAGAACTAACCTGGTATTTAAGCTGTTTTTTTCCATTTCAACGTCTGACATTGGCCCATTCTTTCAAAGATAAAGCAGATCGTTTAGACGATGTAAACGCCGGACTTTTTACTTATCCGATGTTAATGGCTGCTGATATTTTATTGTATGACGCTCAATTTGTTCCCGTTGGAAAAGACCAATTACAGCACTTGGAAATTACTCGTGATGTAGCCTCTCGTTTCAATCACCAAATGGGTGAAACTTTTGTAATTCCTGAGGCTATAATTCAGGAAGACGGCATGTTGATCCCCGGAACTAATGGCGGAAAAATGAGTAAATCTGCTAATAATATTATCAATATTTTCCTTGACGATAAAACCTTACGCAAGCAGATAATGAGCATCGAGACAGACAGTACGCCACTTGAAGATCCAAAAAATCCGGACACTTGTAATGCCTTTGCTATCTATTCATTACTGGGCACCGAAGCACAAATTGCCGAAATGAGAGCCAATTATTTGGGCGGAAACTATGGTTATGGACATGCCAAACAAGCCTTGTTTGAATTGATCACAGAAAAATTCAAAACCGAAAGAGAAAAATACAATTACTATATCACTAACCTTACTGAAGTAGAATTACTTTTGAAAAAAGGAGCTGATAAAGCAGCACTCATCGCGAACGGTGTTTTACAACGTGCCCGCATTAAACTAGGCTTTGAACCATCATAA
- a CDS encoding SPOR domain-containing protein: MKIETYISQLLYRYQCVTVPGFGAFLTENHPARLNESTNSFSPPKKTIAFNSLLKNNDGLLANHIAQTENTSYGFAVSAITHEVLNWKKILDEHGVLNFKNIGDIRLNADQNMVFTPNDQTNFLSTSFGLSPFVSPVVKRELFEKKLEKMEERETVALYENEEHVRTSKPYLRYAAIFVLGLGITGSIGYPLYQNQIASQTLIVESAVQKKVQNKIQEATFFIQSPLPAVTLSVDSAKTATEEVEIKTMPYHIMAGAFRSEQNARKAYNQLVKDGYKARMLGENKHGLFPVLYGSYATMNEAQKAQKEIQKGENPDAWILVETL, encoded by the coding sequence ATGAAAATCGAAACTTACATATCGCAGTTATTGTATCGTTATCAGTGTGTAACGGTTCCAGGGTTTGGAGCATTTCTAACCGAAAATCACCCGGCAAGACTTAATGAAAGCACCAATTCGTTTTCTCCACCTAAGAAAACGATCGCATTCAATAGTCTTTTAAAAAACAATGACGGATTATTAGCCAATCATATCGCTCAGACTGAAAATACTTCTTATGGTTTTGCCGTAAGTGCTATTACACATGAAGTTCTAAATTGGAAAAAAATATTAGACGAACATGGTGTTCTGAATTTTAAAAACATTGGTGATATTCGTCTAAACGCTGATCAAAACATGGTTTTTACACCTAATGATCAGACCAACTTCTTATCTACTTCTTTTGGGTTAAGTCCGTTTGTTTCTCCTGTAGTAAAAAGAGAACTGTTCGAGAAAAAACTGGAAAAAATGGAAGAAAGAGAAACGGTTGCTTTATACGAAAATGAAGAGCACGTTAGAACTTCAAAACCATACTTGAGATATGCTGCTATTTTTGTTCTAGGTTTAGGAATTACCGGAAGTATCGGATATCCTTTGTACCAGAATCAAATTGCAAGTCAGACTCTTATTGTAGAAAGTGCTGTACAGAAAAAAGTACAAAACAAAATCCAGGAAGCGACCTTTTTTATACAAAGTCCATTACCGGCTGTAACACTTTCAGTAGATTCTGCTAAAACTGCAACTGAAGAAGTAGAAATAAAAACAATGCCTTACCACATTATGGCAGGTGCTTTCAGAAGCGAACAAAATGCCAGAAAAGCCTATAATCAATTGGTAAAAGACGGCTACAAAGCCAGAATGCTTGGCGAAAACAAACATGGTCTGTTTCCTGTTTTATACGGAAGTTATGCCACTATGAATGAAGCACAAAAAGCACAGAAAGAAATTCAAAAAGGAGAAAATCCGGATGCCTGGATTTTAGTCGAAACGTTATAA
- the recA gene encoding recombinase RecA, which translates to MSSDKEAKLKALQLTLDKLDKTYGKGTVMKMGDKAIVEVETISSGSLGVDLALGVNGYPRGRIIEIYGPESSGKTTLTLHAIAEAQKAGGIAAFIDAEHAFDRNYAEKLGVDIENLIISQPDNGEQALEIAENLIRSGAIDIVVIDSVAALTPKSEIEGEMGDSKMGLHARLMSQALRKLTGTISKTNCTVFFINQLREKIGVMFGNPETTTGGNALKFYASVRIDIRRSSQIKDGENVIGNRTKVKIVKNKVAPPFKTAEFDIMYGEGVSKTGEILDLAVEFEIVKKAGSWFSYGDTKLGQGRDAVKSLIKDNPELADELEAKIKAHIKELANA; encoded by the coding sequence ATGAGTTCAGACAAAGAGGCCAAATTAAAAGCGCTACAACTTACGCTTGACAAACTTGATAAAACTTACGGAAAAGGAACCGTAATGAAAATGGGCGACAAAGCCATTGTAGAGGTAGAAACCATTTCTTCTGGCTCTCTTGGTGTTGATTTAGCTCTTGGGGTAAATGGTTACCCAAGAGGAAGGATCATTGAAATTTACGGGCCAGAATCGTCCGGTAAAACCACACTTACCTTACACGCGATTGCCGAAGCTCAAAAAGCGGGCGGAATTGCTGCTTTTATAGATGCTGAGCATGCTTTTGACAGAAATTATGCTGAAAAATTAGGCGTTGACATTGAAAACTTAATTATTTCTCAACCGGATAATGGAGAGCAAGCTTTAGAAATTGCAGAAAACCTGATTCGTTCAGGAGCAATTGATATTGTGGTAATTGACTCGGTTGCAGCCTTGACCCCAAAAAGTGAAATTGAAGGAGAAATGGGAGATTCAAAAATGGGTCTTCACGCTCGTTTAATGTCTCAGGCCTTAAGAAAATTAACCGGAACGATCAGCAAAACAAACTGTACGGTTTTCTTCATCAACCAGTTGAGAGAGAAAATTGGTGTAATGTTCGGAAATCCGGAAACTACAACAGGTGGTAACGCCCTAAAATTCTACGCTTCGGTACGTATTGATATTCGTCGTTCTTCACAAATTAAAGACGGAGAAAATGTAATCGGAAACAGAACCAAAGTAAAAATCGTTAAAAACAAAGTAGCTCCACCTTTCAAAACTGCCGAATTTGACATCATGTATGGCGAAGGAGTTTCAAAAACAGGAGAAATTTTAGATTTAGCTGTTGAATTTGAGATCGTTAAAAAAGCAGGATCATGGTTCAGCTATGGCGATACTAAATTAGGTCAGGGACGTGATGCCGTTAAGTCTTTAATTAAAGATAATCCGGAATTAGCTGACGAATTAGAAGCAAAAATTAAAGCGCACATTAAAGAATTAGCTAACGCATAA
- a CDS encoding lysophospholipid acyltransferase family protein gives MKGIKIVFWVIWRIWFYILMAIPILIMLPFLLASIITESGYPYFFRMARIWAKFILYGMGFYYKIKREQKLERGKSYMIVANHTSMTDIMLMLAIIKNPFVFVGKKELVKIPLFGFFYKRTCILVDRNSSKSKNDVFKRAQDRLNQGLSICIFPEGGVPDDESILLDEFKDGAFRLAIEHQIPIVPIVFADNKERFSYTFLSGSPGKMRGKILSFIETKGLTGENRKELRDQVRQVIYNKLLEFKSVK, from the coding sequence ATGAAAGGAATAAAAATTGTTTTTTGGGTCATTTGGCGCATTTGGTTTTATATTTTAATGGCCATCCCGATATTGATTATGTTGCCGTTTTTACTGGCTTCGATTATAACCGAAAGTGGTTATCCGTATTTTTTCAGAATGGCGCGAATTTGGGCGAAATTCATCCTCTACGGAATGGGATTCTATTACAAAATCAAACGGGAACAAAAGCTTGAAAGAGGCAAAAGTTATATGATTGTGGCTAATCACACTTCAATGACAGACATTATGTTAATGCTGGCCATTATAAAAAATCCATTTGTTTTTGTTGGAAAAAAGGAGCTTGTAAAGATTCCGTTGTTCGGATTTTTCTATAAAAGAACTTGTATTTTGGTAGACAGAAATTCGTCGAAGAGTAAAAATGATGTTTTCAAACGAGCTCAGGATCGTCTAAATCAAGGATTAAGCATCTGTATTTTTCCGGAAGGCGGAGTTCCTGATGATGAATCAATTTTACTAGACGAGTTTAAGGATGGGGCTTTTAGATTGGCCATAGAGCATCAAATTCCAATTGTTCCGATTGTTTTTGCGGATAATAAAGAACGATTTTCGTATACTTTTTTAAGCGGAAGTCCCGGTAAAATGAGAGGTAAGATATTATCGTTTATTGAAACTAAAGGACTTACGGGCGAGAACAGAAAAGAGCTGAGAGATCAGGTAAGACAGGTGATTTACAATAAATTACTGGAATTTAAGAGCGTAAAGTAA
- the dprA gene encoding DNA-processing protein DprA has product MSDQELFYLLALLKVDGVGDILAKRLLLHCGSAEAFFKTKTNQLAAIDGIGSVLLKNIKDKTVFEKANVELEFIKANTVKVSFFQEEQYPERLKHCFDAPVLIFSAGNIDLKKRKIISIVGTRQITSYGLEFCRTLLEDLAPLDPVIVSGFAYGVDIVAHQFAMDNNLQTIGVLAHGLNQVYPKAHKKYIGRMEEKGGFITEFWSSSNPDRENFVRRNRIVAGISEATIVIESADRGGSLITAHFANEYNRDVFAVPGRVTDVYSKGCNDLIKTQKANVLTSAADLIYMLNWDIENKAKPVQKQLFVALDTEEQNIYDFLIKNGKEVLDIIALRCDFPVYKISGILLKMELKGVIRPLPGKLFEAI; this is encoded by the coding sequence ATGTCAGATCAGGAATTATTTTATTTATTAGCCCTACTTAAAGTGGATGGAGTTGGAGATATTTTGGCTAAAAGATTGTTGCTGCATTGTGGTAGTGCGGAGGCTTTTTTTAAAACGAAAACCAATCAGCTAGCTGCTATTGACGGAATCGGCTCTGTTTTATTGAAAAATATAAAAGACAAAACCGTTTTTGAAAAGGCAAATGTCGAATTAGAATTTATAAAAGCAAATACGGTAAAGGTTTCTTTTTTTCAGGAAGAACAGTATCCGGAGCGTCTGAAACATTGTTTTGATGCGCCGGTTTTGATTTTTTCTGCAGGAAATATTGATTTAAAAAAGAGAAAGATAATTAGTATAGTCGGAACGCGTCAGATTACCTCCTATGGTTTGGAATTTTGTAGGACACTACTGGAAGATTTAGCACCATTGGATCCCGTAATTGTTAGTGGTTTTGCCTATGGAGTTGATATTGTGGCGCATCAGTTTGCAATGGACAACAACTTACAGACCATTGGTGTTTTAGCCCACGGATTAAATCAGGTTTACCCTAAAGCGCACAAAAAGTATATCGGCCGAATGGAAGAAAAAGGGGGTTTTATTACCGAGTTTTGGAGTTCGTCTAATCCGGACAGGGAAAATTTTGTTCGTCGAAATCGCATTGTTGCCGGAATCTCGGAGGCCACAATTGTAATTGAATCTGCAGATCGGGGAGGGTCGCTCATTACAGCCCATTTTGCAAATGAGTACAACCGTGATGTTTTTGCTGTTCCGGGCCGCGTTACAGATGTGTACAGTAAGGGTTGCAATGATCTGATTAAAACCCAGAAGGCCAACGTGCTTACCAGTGCGGCCGATTTGATCTACATGCTGAACTGGGATATTGAAAATAAAGCAAAACCAGTTCAGAAACAGCTGTTTGTAGCTTTAGATACAGAGGAACAAAACATTTACGATTTTCTAATAAAAAACGGAAAAGAAGTACTGGATATCATTGCGCTTCGTTGTGATTTTCCTGTTTATAAAATTTCCGGAATCCTTTTAAAAATGGAGCTTAAGGGAGTAATAAGACCTTTACCGGGTAAATTGTTTGAGGCTATTTGA
- a CDS encoding acyl-CoA thioesterase codes for MKSKHPAESLTILTDLVLPSETNPLNNLFGGELLARMDRAASIAARRHSRRIVVTASVNHVAFNRAISLGSVVTVEAKVSRSFKSSMEVFIDVWVEDRESGNRTKANEAIYTFVAVDDTGRPVEVPAIEPETELEKQRYDAALRRKQLSLLLAGKIKAEEATELKALFL; via the coding sequence ATGAAATCAAAACATCCTGCAGAATCTCTAACTATTTTAACCGATTTAGTTTTACCAAGTGAAACAAATCCTTTGAATAACCTTTTTGGTGGTGAACTTTTGGCCCGAATGGACCGTGCGGCAAGTATCGCAGCCCGAAGACATTCGCGTCGAATTGTAGTAACAGCTTCTGTAAATCACGTTGCTTTTAACAGAGCTATTTCTTTAGGCAGCGTTGTTACCGTTGAAGCAAAAGTATCCCGTTCTTTCAAGAGTTCTATGGAAGTTTTTATAGACGTTTGGGTAGAAGACCGCGAATCTGGAAACAGAACAAAAGCCAACGAAGCCATTTACACCTTTGTTGCGGTTGACGATACCGGCAGACCGGTTGAAGTTCCGGCGATCGAACCTGAAACGGAACTTGAAAAACAGCGTTATGATGCTGCTTTACGTCGTAAACAACTGAGTTTGTTGCTTGCCGGTAAAATAAAAGCTGAGGAAGCTACAGAACTAAAAGCATTGTTTTTATAG